A section of the Pseudomonas tritici genome encodes:
- a CDS encoding DUF1656 domain-containing protein has protein sequence MIGDLDISGVFLPTLLVLMGITYVLFLVVHGLLTRVHFYRLVWHRALFNVGLYALLLGAVDSLSRYLMT, from the coding sequence ATGATCGGTGATCTGGATATCAGCGGGGTGTTCCTGCCCACGTTGCTGGTGCTGATGGGCATTACTTATGTGTTGTTTCTGGTGGTGCACGGGTTGTTGACCCGCGTCCACTTCTATCGCCTGGTCTGGCACCGGGCATTGTTCAACGTGGGACTCTACGCGCTGTTGCTGGGCGCGGTGGACTCACTCAGTCGATACCTGATGACATGA
- a CDS encoding efflux RND transporter periplasmic adaptor subunit: protein MKKPFLTIGRVVLTLLIVTFAVVVVWRMVMYYMFAPWTRDGHIRADIVQIAPDVSGLIQRVDVRDNQLVTKGQVLFAVDQDRFKLALRQAQAAVADRQETLAQAQREYKRNRGLGNLVPSEQLEESQSRVARAQSALAEAQVTVDSAQLNLDRSVIRSPVDGYVNDRAPRTQEFVTAGRPVLSVVDSNSFHIDGYFEETKLDGIHVGMSVDIRVIGDNARLRGHVQSIVAGIEDRDRSSGSNLLPNVNPAFSWVRLAQRIPVRIAFDDVPADFRMIAGRTATVSIIGDKVKDGDKP from the coding sequence ATGAAAAAACCTTTTTTGACCATCGGCCGTGTCGTCCTGACGCTGTTGATCGTGACGTTTGCGGTCGTCGTTGTGTGGCGCATGGTTATGTACTACATGTTTGCCCCCTGGACCCGTGACGGCCACATCCGTGCCGACATTGTGCAGATCGCCCCGGACGTGTCCGGGCTGATCCAGCGCGTCGACGTGCGCGATAACCAGTTGGTAACCAAGGGCCAGGTGCTGTTCGCCGTCGATCAGGACCGTTTTAAGCTGGCCCTGCGCCAAGCCCAGGCCGCCGTGGCCGACCGCCAGGAAACCTTGGCCCAGGCCCAGCGCGAGTACAAGCGTAACCGTGGCCTCGGCAACCTGGTGCCCAGCGAGCAACTGGAAGAAAGCCAATCGCGCGTGGCCCGGGCCCAGTCTGCCCTGGCTGAAGCCCAGGTGACGGTGGACTCTGCCCAGCTCAACCTCGACCGCTCGGTGATCCGCAGCCCCGTGGACGGTTACGTCAACGACCGTGCGCCGCGTACCCAGGAGTTCGTCACCGCCGGGCGCCCGGTGCTGTCGGTGGTGGACAGCAATTCCTTCCATATCGATGGCTACTTCGAAGAAACCAAGCTCGACGGCATCCACGTCGGCATGAGCGTGGATATCCGCGTGATTGGCGACAACGCTCGTCTGCGTGGCCATGTGCAAAGCATCGTCGCCGGTATCGAAGACCGCGACCGCAGCAGCGGCTCCAACCTGTTGCCCAACGTCAACCCGGCGTTCAGTTGGGTGCGCCTGGCCCAGCGGATCCCGGTGCGCATTGCGTTTGACGATGTGCCAGCGGACTTCCGCATGATCGCCGGGCGTACGGCGACTGTCTCGATCATCGGCGATAAGGTTAAAGACGGAGACAAACCATGA
- a CDS encoding efflux transporter outer membrane subunit, whose protein sequence is MKQLLATAALGLLLSACQVVGPDYTLPDKAAVNRGDLQGQIVGEGNNVVSVPVPADWWKLYKDPRLDELVRQAMASNTDLRVAAANLQRARFQTQQAESAGGWSFGAKAEAQRLQESGEAFLLTEKVPVGNIGSVGITTSYQFDLFGTLQRGIESAQASADAAQAAADIARITLVADVVRSYTQVCAANEELAIANESLDLQAQSTKLTQRLRDAGRGDETQVTRSQTQYKSLRADMPRYQALRQAGLFRLSMLLAKPVDQLPAGTGTCAELPHIAQLLPVGDGAALLKRRPDVRQAERQLAAATARIGVATGALYPDISIGATVGTVGLLENLGQPATNRWGFGPMISWTVPTNGARARVHEAEAATQGALAHFDGVVLNAIRETQTGLAQYTAQLQRRDALAEAGESAKEAAGQTHRFFQAGRASFLADLQATRTYTDVRAQLAAANTQVAMSQIDLFLALGGGWESGRTHASQPGKP, encoded by the coding sequence ATGAAGCAGCTGTTGGCGACCGCCGCGCTGGGTTTGCTGCTGTCGGCCTGCCAAGTGGTGGGCCCGGATTACACACTGCCGGATAAAGCCGCCGTCAACCGTGGCGATCTGCAAGGGCAAATTGTTGGGGAGGGTAACAACGTGGTGTCGGTGCCGGTGCCGGCCGACTGGTGGAAACTGTACAAAGACCCGCGCCTGGATGAGCTGGTGCGCCAAGCGATGGCGTCGAACACCGACTTGCGCGTGGCGGCTGCGAACTTGCAGCGTGCGCGCTTTCAGACCCAGCAAGCGGAGTCCGCAGGCGGCTGGAGCTTCGGCGCGAAGGCTGAAGCCCAGCGTCTGCAAGAGTCTGGCGAAGCGTTTTTACTGACGGAAAAAGTCCCGGTGGGCAATATTGGCAGCGTGGGTATCACCACGTCCTACCAGTTCGATCTGTTCGGTACGCTGCAACGCGGCATCGAAAGCGCCCAGGCCAGTGCCGACGCGGCCCAGGCGGCTGCTGATATTGCGCGCATCACCCTGGTAGCCGATGTCGTGCGCTCCTATACCCAGGTCTGTGCCGCGAACGAAGAGCTGGCAATTGCCAATGAGTCCCTCGACCTGCAGGCCCAGAGCACTAAGCTCACCCAGCGTCTGCGTGACGCCGGGCGTGGCGATGAAACCCAGGTGACGCGCTCGCAAACCCAATACAAATCCTTGCGCGCCGACATGCCGCGCTACCAAGCATTGCGCCAGGCCGGGCTGTTCCGCCTGTCGATGCTGTTGGCCAAGCCGGTGGACCAACTGCCGGCGGGCACTGGCACCTGCGCCGAGCTGCCGCACATCGCCCAACTGCTGCCGGTGGGCGATGGCGCGGCGTTGCTCAAGCGCCGTCCCGATGTGCGTCAGGCCGAACGTCAACTGGCCGCCGCCACCGCGAGGATCGGCGTGGCGACTGGCGCGCTTTACCCGGATATCAGCATTGGCGCCACCGTGGGCACCGTTGGCCTGCTCGAAAACCTTGGCCAGCCTGCGACCAACCGTTGGGGCTTTGGCCCAATGATCAGTTGGACAGTGCCGACCAACGGCGCCCGCGCGCGCGTTCACGAAGCCGAAGCCGCCACCCAGGGCGCTCTGGCGCACTTTGACGGCGTGGTGCTCAATGCCATCCGCGAAACCCAGACCGGCCTGGCGCAGTACACTGCGCAACTGCAACGCCGCGATGCATTGGCCGAAGCCGGCGAATCGGCCAAGGAAGCAGCAGGGCAGACCCACCGCTTCTTCCAGGCCGGCCGCGCGTCGTTCCTGGCCGACCTGCAAGCCACCCGCACCTACACCGATGTGCGCGCGCAACTGGCGGCGGCCAACACCCAGGTTGCCATGAGCCAGATCGATCTGTTCCTGGCCCTGGGCGGCGGTTGGGAAAGCGGACGAACGCACGCGTCACAACCCGGCAAACCCTGA
- a CDS encoding NADH:ubiquinone oxidoreductase subunit N, translated as MKNPYAPAFWCVCFALVLLSATYFYGVMLAHQLDKAMVFLDSACLVIGTLSIGVVAWASYQNQRVKKKLLEQGKTRVAIWDTKVALRRVETVFDRYFWGSYWQPGRTFQEVMGDLTGTPLEKSLEVLKKQCVALDQQVADGRHWLNNARELSDVATQMARERYQLDFCDPKSDTPGNAVIHREFEVLVYTWTARLKSFDHQLDEIELEYS; from the coding sequence ATGAAAAACCCTTATGCTCCCGCTTTCTGGTGCGTGTGTTTCGCACTGGTGTTGTTATCGGCGACCTATTTCTACGGCGTGATGCTCGCCCATCAGCTCGACAAGGCGATGGTGTTTCTCGACAGTGCCTGCCTGGTGATCGGCACCCTGTCCATCGGCGTCGTGGCGTGGGCCTCTTACCAGAATCAACGGGTGAAGAAAAAACTCCTCGAACAAGGCAAGACCCGCGTGGCGATCTGGGACACCAAGGTCGCCCTGCGCCGGGTCGAGACCGTGTTCGACCGCTATTTCTGGGGCAGCTATTGGCAGCCGGGGCGGACCTTCCAGGAAGTCATGGGTGACCTCACCGGCACGCCCCTGGAGAAAAGCCTCGAAGTCCTGAAAAAACAGTGCGTGGCACTTGATCAGCAGGTCGCTGACGGTAGGCACTGGCTGAACAACGCGCGGGAACTGTCCGACGTCGCCACGCAAATGGCCCGCGAGCGCTACCAGCTGGACTTCTGCGACCCCAAGTCGGACACCCCCGGCAATGCGGTCATACACCGCGAGTTTGAGGTGCTGGTGTACACCTGGACGGCACGCCTGAAGAGTTTCGACCACCAGTTGGATGAAATAGAACTGGAGTATTCGTGA
- a CDS encoding YdgA family protein: MNKPAVVLLGFVVAVGVVSAGGAWYTGKQLEPVLQTAVQDANKELQRSMAGVDGTVALELVSLDRGLFSSTAHYRLKGQGSFFGEQNPNPELLIVDHIEHGPLPFSRLVSLKWLPVMATSHYALEKNATTEKWFAAAKDVSPLKGVANIGYSRSVSGNLELLPLEFKDETASVNFSGLNLDFDSTAEGKKVKVDGYMNSLKLAVVDANGAPFDAEFAGLTVASNLEKSTFGFYTGQNTIELTDTKLTFGPQKAVMTLKGFEQKDTSEVKDNNMSGRVDYKIDEIGYQGKPVGSAAMALSVKNIDVPSGLLLTKLYQDKMQPVQAAAAAGQPVPELQLTEAEQALAEANVGQLLAAKPHVALENLSLKTTHGESKFNLVLDLAKPTSMELPPVELGKQMVALLDANLTLSKPMIADVAALQAQVGGVTDPKAIEQQSQMASEMVSGMAVGTQLATLVGSDVVSKLHYANNEVTFNGQKMTVEQFIGFVMSKVGAVGGAQ, encoded by the coding sequence ATGAATAAGCCAGCCGTTGTTCTTTTGGGTTTCGTTGTCGCCGTTGGCGTCGTCAGTGCAGGCGGTGCCTGGTACACCGGTAAGCAGCTGGAGCCCGTGCTGCAAACGGCGGTGCAGGACGCCAACAAGGAACTGCAACGTTCCATGGCCGGCGTCGACGGCACTGTTGCCCTGGAGCTGGTGTCCTTGGACCGTGGCCTGTTCAGCAGCACCGCGCACTATCGCCTCAAGGGCCAGGGCTCGTTCTTCGGCGAGCAGAACCCGAACCCCGAGCTGCTGATTGTCGACCATATCGAACACGGCCCGCTGCCGTTCTCGCGCCTGGTATCGCTGAAATGGCTGCCGGTCATGGCGACCAGTCACTACGCGCTGGAAAAGAACGCCACCACTGAGAAATGGTTCGCCGCCGCCAAAGACGTGTCACCGCTCAAAGGCGTGGCCAATATCGGCTACAGCCGTTCGGTGAGCGGTAATCTGGAACTGCTGCCGCTGGAGTTCAAGGACGAGACGGCTTCGGTGAATTTCTCTGGCCTCAACCTGGATTTCGACAGCACCGCCGAGGGCAAGAAGGTCAAGGTCGACGGCTACATGAACAGCCTCAAACTGGCTGTGGTCGATGCCAATGGCGCACCCTTCGACGCTGAATTCGCCGGCCTGACCGTGGCCAGCAACCTGGAGAAATCCACCTTCGGCTTCTACACCGGGCAGAACACGATAGAGCTGACCGACACCAAGCTCACCTTCGGCCCACAGAAAGCCGTGATGACCCTCAAGGGCTTCGAGCAGAAAGACACCAGCGAAGTCAAAGACAACAACATGTCTGGCCGCGTCGACTACAAGATCGACGAGATCGGCTATCAGGGCAAACCCGTGGGCTCTGCCGCCATGGCCCTGAGCGTGAAGAACATCGATGTGCCCTCTGGCCTGCTGCTGACCAAGCTGTATCAGGACAAGATGCAGCCGGTGCAAGCTGCTGCCGCCGCCGGCCAACCGGTGCCGGAGCTGCAACTGACTGAAGCCGAGCAGGCCCTGGCTGAAGCCAACGTCGGCCAGTTGCTGGCCGCCAAGCCACACGTGGCGCTGGAAAACCTGTCGCTGAAAACCACCCACGGTGAAAGCAAGTTCAACCTGGTGCTGGACCTGGCCAAGCCGACCTCCATGGAATTGCCGCCGGTTGAGTTGGGCAAGCAAATGGTCGCGCTGCTGGACGCCAACCTGACCCTGTCCAAGCCAATGATCGCCGACGTTGCCGCCCTGCAAGCGCAGGTTGGCGGTGTGACCGATCCTAAAGCCATCGAGCAGCAATCCCAGATGGCCAGCGAAATGGTCAGCGGCATGGCCGTTGGCACACAACTGGCGACCCTGGTGGGCAGCGACGTGGTTTCCAAGCTGCATTACGCTAACAATGAAGTGACCTTCAACGGCCAGAAAATGACGGTCGAGCAGTTCATTGGTTTCGTTATGTCAAAAGTCGGTGCGGTCGGCGGCGCACAGTAA
- the pgaA gene encoding poly-beta-1,6 N-acetyl-D-glucosamine export porin PgaA gives MLRNLPLSASGRLRLLIGVTLCSQLLMPTFAMADPAYDALIIQARNGNFTPALIQLRQLPAERQTPGQISDHVVIAGWAGQDAEVLKVYEAQGQNRNLTAQALATVARTYRNQKQWAQAEAVYRKALLREPNNVDLQLGLALTQADGGKTSEAVQRTRALVAAKPDDPNRRMALGYALTRADLNYDALFEFDQAFIRAGDKPEVAREYIVALQKARLPEAALRLSAKRPGLIDAVTQRRLEGDLAAERVRMAEFATRTEKERFVIADRALEAYDKLLARWTPDASAKGDVVVWRIDRLGALKARARTAEVIREYETLKAEGVQLPTYAVRWVAAAYLDQRLPEKAAPLYRQALTAADADPGDHVKDSSALFYALLENDQVAEARVVADKLASTEKPRVELKGLPIGNPNDEWMDAQQLAAQAGTYGDDLNASEANLEALGNKAPGSIGVRLAQAEMYRAREWPRRAEDSLKETENQSPRDIGVEMSQGFTALDLQEWRQLDLLTDDVVARAPENRQVQRLNRLRNVHDMAEVRVEAYTGKSYGGSNNEEAGAITGSRDWGIESVVYTPPIDEDWRLFAGVGYGTADFTEGTGHHRWQRVGVERRTRDMTLEAEVSNHSYGFGSKQGARVSIARDINDHWQYGGSLDYLSATTPLRALNTDVTANGGSGFIRWRANESREWKLAVSPSHFSDGNDRIEALLTGREGIYSSPKVQVELGLEVSASRNSKEDTLYFNPKSDFGVMPTVNVNHVLYHRYETQWSQQFQIGAGTYRQQDYSAGGVGLIGYGQRIRWNDVLEAGANLSLVSRTYDGDRERDLRLLVDLTYRF, from the coding sequence ATGCTGCGAAATCTCCCACTCAGTGCCTCAGGCCGGTTACGGCTGCTCATCGGGGTAACCTTGTGCAGCCAGTTGCTGATGCCCACCTTTGCCATGGCCGACCCGGCCTACGACGCCCTGATCATCCAGGCGCGCAACGGCAACTTCACACCCGCCCTGATTCAACTGCGCCAATTGCCTGCCGAGCGCCAGACGCCAGGCCAGATCAGCGACCACGTGGTGATCGCTGGCTGGGCCGGCCAGGATGCCGAAGTGCTGAAGGTGTACGAGGCACAGGGTCAGAATCGCAACTTGACCGCCCAGGCGCTGGCCACGGTTGCGCGAACCTATCGCAACCAGAAGCAGTGGGCGCAGGCCGAGGCGGTCTATCGCAAAGCGCTGTTGCGTGAACCGAACAATGTCGACCTGCAACTGGGCCTGGCCCTTACCCAGGCTGACGGCGGCAAAACCAGCGAAGCCGTGCAACGCACCCGCGCGCTGGTAGCCGCCAAGCCCGATGACCCCAACCGGCGCATGGCCCTGGGCTACGCGCTGACCCGCGCCGATTTGAACTACGACGCGCTGTTTGAATTCGACCAGGCCTTTATCCGCGCCGGGGACAAACCTGAAGTCGCCCGCGAATACATCGTCGCCCTGCAAAAGGCTCGCCTGCCGGAAGCCGCCTTGCGTCTGTCGGCCAAGCGCCCGGGCCTGATCGATGCAGTCACGCAGCGCCGCCTCGAGGGCGACCTGGCCGCCGAGCGCGTGCGTATGGCCGAGTTCGCCACGCGTACCGAGAAAGAACGCTTTGTGATCGCCGACCGCGCACTTGAGGCCTACGACAAACTGCTCGCGCGCTGGACCCCCGACGCCAGCGCCAAGGGCGACGTGGTGGTCTGGCGCATCGACCGCCTCGGCGCGCTCAAGGCGCGGGCGCGCACCGCTGAGGTGATTCGTGAGTACGAAACGCTCAAGGCCGAAGGTGTGCAACTGCCGACCTATGCCGTGCGCTGGGTCGCTGCCGCCTACCTCGACCAGCGCTTGCCGGAAAAGGCCGCACCGCTGTATCGCCAGGCGTTGACAGCTGCGGATGCCGACCCCGGTGATCACGTTAAAGACAGTTCTGCCTTGTTCTACGCCTTGTTGGAAAACGACCAGGTGGCAGAGGCACGCGTTGTTGCCGATAAATTGGCCAGCACCGAGAAACCTCGGGTTGAACTCAAGGGCCTGCCCATCGGCAACCCTAACGACGAGTGGATGGACGCCCAACAATTGGCCGCCCAAGCCGGTACCTATGGCGATGACCTGAACGCCAGCGAAGCAAACCTGGAGGCTTTGGGAAATAAAGCCCCAGGCAGCATCGGTGTGCGTTTGGCGCAGGCGGAGATGTACCGTGCCCGTGAGTGGCCAAGACGCGCTGAAGATTCACTCAAGGAAACTGAAAACCAGAGCCCGCGTGACATCGGCGTGGAAATGTCCCAAGGCTTCACGGCGCTGGACCTGCAGGAGTGGCGCCAACTCGACCTGCTCACCGACGACGTCGTCGCCCGTGCCCCGGAAAACCGCCAGGTACAGCGCCTCAATCGCCTGCGCAATGTGCACGACATGGCCGAAGTCCGCGTCGAGGCCTACACCGGTAAAAGCTACGGTGGCAGCAATAACGAGGAGGCCGGCGCGATAACGGGTAGCCGTGACTGGGGCATTGAAAGCGTGGTCTACACGCCGCCCATCGACGAAGACTGGCGCCTGTTCGCCGGTGTGGGCTACGGCACCGCCGACTTTACCGAAGGTACCGGCCATCACCGTTGGCAGCGCGTGGGTGTGGAGCGGCGTACCCGTGACATGACCCTTGAAGCCGAGGTGTCCAACCACTCCTACGGCTTTGGCTCCAAACAAGGCGCGCGCGTATCGATTGCCCGCGACATCAACGACCACTGGCAATACGGCGGCAGCCTCGACTACCTCTCGGCGACCACTCCGTTGCGCGCCCTGAATACCGATGTCACGGCCAACGGCGGCAGCGGTTTTATCCGCTGGCGTGCCAACGAAAGCCGCGAGTGGAAACTGGCCGTGAGCCCGTCGCATTTCAGCGATGGCAACGACCGCATCGAAGCCTTGCTCACTGGCCGCGAGGGCATTTACAGCTCACCCAAGGTGCAAGTGGAGTTGGGCCTGGAAGTCAGTGCCAGCCGCAATAGCAAGGAAGACACGCTGTACTTCAACCCGAAGTCGGATTTCGGCGTGATGCCCACCGTCAACGTCAACCATGTGCTTTATCACCGCTACGAGACCCAGTGGAGTCAGCAGTTCCAGATCGGTGCGGGTACTTATCGCCAACAGGATTACTCCGCCGGCGGTGTCGGTTTGATCGGTTACGGCCAGCGTATTCGCTGGAACGACGTACTGGAAGCCGGCGCCAACCTGAGCCTGGTCAGCCGAACGTATGACGGCGATCGCGAACGCGATCTGCGCCTGCTCGTCGACCTCACTTACCGTTTCTAG
- the pgaB gene encoding poly-beta-1,6-N-acetyl-D-glucosamine N-deacetylase PgaB, with protein MTLLSRCLLVLGVLLASACAQQPAPFTPPAERPILANEAPWPKNHFLGIAYHDVNDTDPDQAVVAVRTERLIEQLAWLRENGYQAVSVDQVLAARRGGPPLPTKAVMLSFDDGYSSFYTRVMPILRAYNWPALLAPVGSWIDTPLNQPVDFAGTPRPRGDFLTWQQIREVSRSGLVEIAAHTDANHKGILANPQGNLEPAATTRRFDPATNRYETEAQFQARMRADVAAISDKIRAVTGKAPRVWVWPYGAADGTSLAVVGEHGYEMALTLDDGLDDSNKLMNSPRFLVDSDPDGEHFASSIVSVQAKAPLRVLHVDLDHVYDPDPVQQARNLDVLVQRVVDMGSVTVFLQAYADPKGDGLVHSLYFPNRHLPMRADLFNRVAWQLHTRARASVFAWMPVLSFALDSKLPRVTRWDPETGKVSIDPDQYQRLSPFDPKVRQMIGEIYQDLASTGNSAVDGVLYHDDALLSDFEDASPAALKVYAANGLPNTIAALRADPAVMQRWTRFKSRYLIDFTNELTAKFRAIRGPQVLTARNIFAEPMLNPGSEAWFAQNLDDFLQTYDWTAPMAMPLMEGQTLKNSNAWLEKLVATVKARPGALDRTVFELQAKDWRTKAAPDISATQLAEWMGVLKRQGVTSFGYYPDNFLENSPDLKTVRPALSNQWNP; from the coding sequence ATGACCCTCCTCAGCCGTTGTTTGTTGGTCCTGGGCGTATTGCTGGCCAGCGCCTGCGCCCAGCAACCCGCGCCATTCACGCCACCCGCCGAGCGCCCGATACTGGCCAATGAAGCGCCGTGGCCGAAAAACCATTTCCTGGGCATCGCCTACCACGACGTCAATGATACCGACCCCGACCAGGCGGTGGTGGCGGTGCGCACCGAGCGTTTGATCGAGCAGTTGGCTTGGCTGCGGGAGAACGGCTACCAGGCGGTCAGCGTGGATCAGGTCCTTGCCGCTCGCCGGGGTGGGCCGCCACTGCCAACCAAAGCCGTGATGCTCAGTTTCGACGATGGCTATTCCAGCTTCTACACCCGCGTGATGCCGATTTTGCGTGCCTATAACTGGCCGGCATTGCTCGCGCCGGTAGGCAGCTGGATCGATACGCCGTTGAACCAGCCGGTGGACTTCGCCGGTACGCCACGGCCACGGGGCGACTTCCTGACCTGGCAGCAGATTCGGGAAGTGTCCCGCTCCGGCCTGGTGGAAATCGCTGCCCATACCGACGCCAATCACAAGGGCATCCTGGCCAACCCCCAGGGAAACCTGGAGCCTGCCGCCACGACGCGGCGCTTTGATCCGGCGACCAATCGCTATGAAACCGAAGCGCAGTTCCAGGCGCGGATGCGGGCTGACGTGGCCGCGATATCAGACAAGATTCGTGCAGTCACCGGCAAGGCGCCCCGGGTGTGGGTATGGCCGTATGGCGCAGCCGACGGCACCTCGCTCGCGGTCGTAGGTGAGCACGGTTATGAGATGGCGCTGACCCTGGACGACGGTCTCGACGACTCGAACAAGTTGATGAACAGCCCGCGCTTTCTGGTGGACTCCGATCCAGACGGCGAGCACTTTGCCAGCAGTATCGTCTCGGTGCAGGCCAAGGCCCCGCTGCGCGTCCTGCATGTGGACCTGGACCACGTCTACGACCCCGACCCTGTGCAACAGGCGCGCAACCTCGATGTGCTGGTACAGCGTGTGGTGGATATGGGCTCCGTGACCGTATTCCTGCAAGCCTACGCCGACCCCAAGGGTGACGGCCTGGTGCATTCGCTGTACTTCCCCAACCGCCACCTGCCGATGCGTGCCGATCTATTCAACCGTGTCGCCTGGCAGTTGCACACCCGTGCCCGCGCCAGCGTGTTTGCCTGGATGCCGGTACTGAGTTTCGCCCTCGACTCCAAATTGCCGCGCGTGACGCGTTGGGACCCGGAAACCGGCAAGGTGAGCATCGATCCGGATCAATACCAGCGCCTGTCACCGTTCGATCCGAAGGTGCGGCAGATGATCGGCGAGATCTACCAGGACCTGGCGAGCACCGGCAACAGTGCTGTCGACGGCGTGCTGTACCACGATGATGCGCTGCTCAGCGACTTTGAAGACGCCAGCCCCGCAGCGCTAAAGGTGTACGCCGCCAACGGCCTGCCAAACACCATCGCCGCCCTGCGCGCCGACCCGGCAGTGATGCAACGCTGGACCCGCTTCAAGAGCCGCTACCTGATCGACTTCACCAACGAATTGACCGCCAAGTTCCGCGCCATCCGTGGTCCGCAGGTGTTGACCGCGCGCAATATCTTCGCCGAGCCGATGCTCAACCCCGGCAGCGAAGCCTGGTTTGCGCAAAACCTCGATGATTTCCTCCAGACCTACGACTGGACGGCGCCTATGGCCATGCCGCTGATGGAAGGCCAGACCTTGAAGAACTCCAACGCCTGGTTGGAAAAACTGGTGGCCACGGTCAAGGCTCGCCCCGGTGCGCTCGACCGGACCGTATTCGAACTGCAAGCCAAAGACTGGCGCACCAAGGCCGCGCCGGATATCAGCGCCACGCAGTTGGCTGAATGGATGGGCGTACTCAAGCGCCAGGGTGTCACGAGTTTTGGTTATTACCCGGACAACTTCCTGGAAAACTCCCCGGACCTGAAGACTGTGCGTCCGGCCCTTTCCAACCAATGGAACCCTTGA
- the pgaC gene encoding poly-beta-1,6-N-acetyl-D-glucosamine synthase, giving the protein MFDRILALFVLALVLGVPLGLIFLVTGQFLMDFVFFYPLFMSGLWIAGGLYFWLHWERHWPWQEDTPAPTLAGDPLISIIIPCYNEGENVADTMEAALAQVYPNIEVIAVNDGSSDNTAAVLDALALQHPRLRVLHLAQNQGKAVALRMGAVAARSEYLVCIDGDALLDKNAAAYLVAPMLDNPRLGAVTGNPRIRTRSTLIGRVQVGEFSSIIGLIKRTQRVIGRIFTVSGVVVAFRKKALDRIDYWSTDMITEDIDVSWKLQLDHWSIFYEPRALCWILMPETVGGLWKQRLRWAQGGAEVLFKNIRGIWQWRHRYLWPLLFEYCLSTGWAFTFLLSVIFWGVGKFIPLPQAIAVESLMPPAFTGLVLAMVCLLQFAVSILIDRRYEKDLWKTLFWTVWYPMVFWLVSLFTTLVSFPKVLFNQHQKRARWVSPDRGIKPLENEEA; this is encoded by the coding sequence ATGTTCGACAGAATCCTGGCTTTATTCGTGCTGGCATTGGTATTGGGTGTGCCCCTGGGCCTGATCTTCCTGGTCACCGGGCAGTTCCTGATGGACTTTGTGTTTTTCTACCCGCTGTTCATGTCAGGGTTGTGGATTGCAGGCGGTTTGTATTTCTGGCTGCACTGGGAGCGCCACTGGCCCTGGCAAGAGGACACGCCGGCCCCAACGTTGGCCGGCGACCCGCTGATCTCGATCATCATCCCTTGCTACAACGAAGGGGAGAACGTCGCCGACACCATGGAGGCCGCGCTGGCCCAGGTGTACCCGAACATTGAAGTGATCGCCGTCAACGACGGTTCCTCGGATAACACCGCAGCGGTACTGGATGCCCTGGCCTTGCAGCATCCACGCTTGCGCGTGCTGCACCTGGCGCAGAACCAGGGCAAGGCGGTGGCCTTGCGCATGGGCGCCGTTGCCGCGCGCAGCGAATACCTGGTGTGCATTGACGGTGATGCGCTGTTGGATAAAAACGCGGCCGCCTACCTGGTCGCGCCGATGCTCGACAACCCGCGCCTGGGCGCCGTGACCGGCAACCCACGCATCCGCACACGCTCGACCCTGATCGGCCGCGTGCAGGTCGGCGAGTTCTCTTCGATCATCGGCTTGATCAAGCGCACGCAGCGGGTAATCGGTCGGATCTTCACGGTGTCCGGTGTAGTGGTGGCGTTCCGTAAAAAGGCGCTGGACCGCATCGACTACTGGAGCACCGACATGATCACCGAAGACATCGATGTCAGTTGGAAGCTGCAACTCGATCACTGGAGCATCTTCTACGAGCCCCGTGCCCTGTGCTGGATCCTCATGCCCGAAACCGTCGGTGGCCTGTGGAAACAGCGTCTGCGCTGGGCCCAGGGCGGCGCCGAAGTGCTGTTCAAGAATATCCGCGGCATTTGGCAATGGCGTCACCGCTACCTGTGGCCACTGCTGTTCGAATACTGCCTGTCCACCGGCTGGGCCTTCACCTTTTTGCTGTCGGTGATCTTCTGGGGCGTGGGCAAATTCATCCCGCTGCCACAAGCGATTGCTGTCGAGTCGTTGATGCCGCCGGCGTTTACCGGGTTGGTGTTGGCGATGGTGTGCCTGCTGCAGTTTGCGGTGAGCATCCTGATTGACCGCCGCTACGAGAAAGACCTGTGGAAAACCCTGTTCTGGACAGTGTGGTACCCGATGGTGTTCTGGCTGGTCAGCCTGTTTACCACCCTGGTCAGTTTTCCAAAAGTGCTGTTCAACCAGCATCAGAAGCGTGCGCGCTGGGTCAGCCCGGACCGTGGTATCAAACCGCTCGAAAATGAGGAGGCGTGA